Proteins from a single region of Runella sp. SP2:
- a CDS encoding esterase, with amino-acid sequence MKIVTLFKQLSLLLLILVPFAGLAQPPRGPFVISPKVNSDKTVTFSYLAPNAKTVLLGGSQFGQADVPLTKNAEGVWSVTVGPVKPDIYPYSFKVDGVTVMDPANVAFFPNERFKASLVEIPSDEPAIYALKNVPHGSITYEYYPSVEGSTGTVVVYTPAGYTKETAKKYPVYYLISGTTDTEETFWKVGKVNLMLDNMIAAGTAKPMIVVMPYGNPLAKIAEQTGKDKPADVMSRDGEDALRRMKLFETDLVSHVIPYIEKNYRTINNRDNRAIGGFSRGGGQTLRTAFNNVDKFAYVCSYASYISPAEMDKSFTNIISNPAKTNKDFKLLWSGIGTDDFLYKGTVEFEDYLKAKKINYKSYVIDGGHTWMNVKKYLNETLPVLFK; translated from the coding sequence ATGAAAATCGTTACACTCTTTAAACAGCTCAGCCTGCTTTTGCTGATTCTCGTTCCCTTTGCAGGATTGGCCCAGCCACCGCGCGGCCCGTTTGTGATTTCGCCCAAAGTCAATTCTGACAAAACCGTTACCTTTTCGTACTTAGCGCCAAATGCCAAAACGGTGCTGTTGGGTGGGAGTCAGTTTGGGCAAGCCGATGTGCCGTTGACCAAAAACGCGGAAGGTGTTTGGTCGGTCACCGTTGGCCCAGTTAAGCCTGATATTTACCCGTACAGTTTTAAAGTGGATGGTGTTACGGTGATGGATCCTGCCAATGTCGCTTTCTTTCCTAACGAGCGATTCAAGGCCAGTCTGGTCGAAATCCCGTCGGATGAACCTGCCATTTACGCGTTGAAAAACGTCCCGCACGGCTCCATTACCTACGAATATTATCCGTCGGTTGAAGGCTCAACGGGCACGGTTGTTGTCTATACACCAGCGGGTTATACCAAAGAAACCGCCAAAAAATACCCCGTCTATTACCTCATCAGCGGTACGACTGATACCGAAGAAACCTTCTGGAAAGTGGGCAAGGTAAACCTGATGCTCGACAACATGATTGCGGCGGGCACGGCCAAGCCCATGATTGTGGTGATGCCGTACGGGAATCCGCTGGCGAAAATTGCCGAACAAACGGGCAAAGACAAACCTGCCGATGTGATGAGCCGCGACGGCGAGGATGCCCTGCGCCGCATGAAACTATTTGAAACCGACCTTGTGTCCCACGTCATTCCGTACATCGAAAAGAACTATCGGACAATCAACAACCGCGATAACCGCGCCATTGGCGGCTTTTCGCGCGGGGGTGGACAGACGCTGCGCACGGCGTTCAACAACGTCGATAAGTTTGCCTACGTGTGCAGCTATGCTTCTTACATTTCGCCCGCTGAGATGGACAAAAGCTTTACCAACATCATTTCCAATCCTGCGAAAACCAACAAGGATTTTAAACTGCTTTGGTCGGGCATCGGCACCGATGATTTTCTATACAAAGGCACGGTCGAGTTTGAAGACTACCTGAAAGCCAAGAAGATAAATTACAAGAGCTACGTCATCGACGGCGGCCACACGTGGATGAACGTGAAGAAGTACCTCAATGAGACGTTGCCTGTTTTGTTCAAATAA
- a CDS encoding esterase yields MYPKTTFLTLVLLGIWQFCTAQPTSRPVIVSPEVHADNSVTFRFYAPAAKEVKLSAQFEKSPLAMTKDDKGVWSVTTAPVKPDMYPYAFNVDGISVADPTNSALFPNEGFQNSVVEITGNTPLVHTLQNVPHGTVSYRYYQSAELGTRPVVVYTPAGYEANPKASYPVLYLLHGTTDTEETWTKVGRANVILDNLIAQGKAKSMIIVMPYGRAYPVISKSSGSLRNWDNLQEFKKDFFGNLMPFIEKNYRTLNDKNNRAIAGFSGGGGTTLYFGLNNTDQFAYVCGFAPGMLKNEFDRNNEVFFKNAAQANKNLKLFWIGVGKEDGLYAVNQEYMQVLDQKKIKYERLITDGGHTWMNVKHYLSVIAPKLFK; encoded by the coding sequence ATGTATCCCAAAACCACCTTCTTAACCCTTGTTTTACTTGGTATATGGCAGTTTTGTACTGCCCAGCCCACCTCAAGACCCGTCATTGTTTCGCCCGAAGTACATGCTGACAATTCGGTGACGTTTCGGTTTTATGCGCCTGCGGCCAAAGAAGTGAAACTCAGTGCGCAGTTTGAAAAATCGCCTTTGGCCATGACCAAGGATGACAAAGGGGTTTGGAGCGTTACCACTGCGCCCGTGAAGCCTGATATGTATCCCTACGCCTTCAATGTCGATGGTATTTCGGTGGCCGACCCCACCAATTCAGCGCTTTTTCCCAATGAAGGTTTTCAAAATAGTGTGGTCGAAATTACGGGAAACACTCCTTTGGTACATACCCTGCAAAACGTCCCTCACGGCACGGTGTCGTACCGATATTACCAGTCGGCAGAGTTAGGAACGCGGCCCGTGGTGGTTTACACCCCTGCTGGCTACGAAGCAAACCCAAAGGCTTCTTATCCAGTGCTTTATTTGTTGCACGGTACCACCGATACCGAAGAAACGTGGACAAAAGTAGGCCGTGCCAATGTGATTCTTGACAACCTGATTGCGCAGGGCAAGGCCAAATCCATGATTATTGTAATGCCCTACGGACGGGCTTATCCTGTCATCAGCAAGTCGTCGGGTAGTTTGCGAAACTGGGATAATTTACAGGAATTCAAGAAGGACTTTTTCGGCAATTTGATGCCGTTCATTGAGAAAAATTACCGCACCCTCAACGACAAAAACAACCGCGCTATCGCAGGATTTTCGGGCGGGGGAGGCACCACGCTGTACTTTGGCCTGAACAACACCGACCAATTTGCCTATGTCTGTGGGTTTGCCCCGGGTATGCTCAAAAATGAGTTTGACCGCAACAATGAGGTGTTTTTTAAGAATGCCGCACAGGCCAATAAGAACCTGAAATTATTCTGGATTGGCGTGGGCAAAGAAGATGGATTATATGCTGTCAATCAGGAATATATGCAGGTACTTGACCAGAAGAAGATTAAGTACGAACGTCTCATCACCGACGGCGGACATACGTGGATGAATGTAAAACACTATTTGAGTGTCATTGCGCCTAAGCTTTTTAAATAG
- a CDS encoding alpha-L-fucosidase encodes MKKRLFILFFLGLSFYTGFAQNEPKPVGPLPTENQLRWQKMEYYAFVHFSVNTYTDMAWGFGNEDPKIFNPEKLDCRQWARICKEAGMKGIIITAKHHSGFCLWPSKYTEYSVKNSPWKNGKGDIVREMADACKEYGLKFGVYLSPWDRNHPQYGKPEYITYFRNQLTELLTNYGEVFEVWFDGANGGSGYYGGANETRKIDAKTYYDWPTTYQLVRKLQPKMVIWNDGGDRADLRWVGTESGYVGETNWSLLNATGDVPEQMLRHGVENGNAWVPGEVNTSIRPEWFYHEREDRKVKTLPQLLDIYYHSIGRNGTLLLNFPIMPNGLIHEKDEKAIQELTKTIKETFAHNLAKNAVASSEQVRGKNARYGANKVIDGDENSYWATDDNSITGSITLDFRKPTTFNRFLVQEPIQLGQRVKSFSVEAFVDGKWVPIAKETTIGYKRILRFPTIEATKLRFNVLDAKGCPLISNIEIYKAPIVLTPPTIMRDKEGLVQFVSGDKESVIYYTTDGSTPTSSSAKYTSPVKTDEGKADIKAITFNPFTNQASIASEEKFDISRKNWKILSTEDANANKLLDGNPSTSWHQKRNQPMPAELVINLGKVERLEGFRYLPAQNWWEEGSIITNYQFDVSQDNTDWKTVSEGEFSNIKNSPFWQIKPFAPVSARYIRFRALKNTQEKTASGYAELDVITAN; translated from the coding sequence ATGAAAAAAAGACTTTTTATATTATTCTTTTTAGGGCTTTCATTCTACACTGGTTTTGCGCAGAATGAACCAAAACCAGTGGGGCCATTACCTACCGAGAATCAGTTGCGGTGGCAAAAAATGGAATATTATGCCTTTGTGCATTTTTCGGTCAATACCTATACGGATATGGCTTGGGGTTTTGGAAACGAAGACCCGAAGATATTTAATCCCGAAAAACTGGATTGCCGACAATGGGCCAGAATCTGCAAGGAAGCAGGCATGAAGGGAATCATTATTACTGCCAAACATCATAGCGGTTTTTGCCTGTGGCCGTCAAAATACACCGAGTATTCTGTCAAAAATTCGCCGTGGAAAAACGGCAAAGGGGACATCGTGCGCGAAATGGCCGATGCCTGTAAAGAATATGGACTGAAATTCGGGGTGTATTTGTCGCCCTGGGACCGAAATCATCCCCAATACGGTAAGCCTGAATACATCACTTATTTCAGAAATCAACTTACAGAACTGCTTACCAATTACGGCGAGGTTTTCGAAGTATGGTTCGATGGCGCCAACGGTGGTTCGGGCTACTACGGCGGCGCGAATGAAACCCGTAAAATTGACGCAAAAACCTACTACGACTGGCCAACTACTTACCAGCTTGTCCGCAAGTTGCAGCCTAAAATGGTGATTTGGAACGACGGCGGCGACCGTGCCGACTTGCGCTGGGTGGGTACCGAATCGGGCTACGTGGGCGAAACCAACTGGAGTTTGTTGAATGCCACAGGCGATGTACCCGAGCAAATGTTACGCCACGGCGTTGAAAATGGCAATGCGTGGGTACCTGGAGAAGTGAATACCTCGATTCGGCCAGAGTGGTTTTACCACGAACGCGAAGACAGAAAAGTAAAAACCTTGCCTCAGTTGCTGGATATTTATTACCATTCAATCGGGCGAAACGGTACACTTCTGCTCAATTTTCCGATCATGCCCAACGGCCTGATTCACGAAAAAGACGAAAAAGCAATTCAGGAATTGACAAAAACAATCAAAGAAACATTTGCCCATAATCTGGCTAAAAATGCGGTAGCTTCTTCGGAACAGGTACGGGGCAAAAACGCCCGTTATGGGGCCAATAAGGTGATTGATGGTGACGAGAATTCCTATTGGGCCACTGATGACAACTCAATCACGGGCTCGATTACGCTGGATTTTAGAAAACCTACAACCTTCAATCGTTTTCTGGTACAGGAACCTATTCAGTTGGGGCAACGGGTAAAATCGTTTAGTGTGGAAGCATTTGTGGACGGGAAATGGGTGCCCATCGCGAAAGAAACCACCATTGGCTATAAGCGTATTCTGAGATTCCCGACCATTGAAGCTACTAAACTGCGGTTCAATGTATTGGATGCCAAAGGCTGTCCGCTTATTTCAAACATTGAAATTTATAAAGCCCCCATCGTTCTGACGCCGCCAACCATTATGCGCGATAAAGAAGGGCTGGTTCAGTTTGTGTCGGGAGACAAAGAGTCGGTCATTTATTATACAACCGATGGCAGCACACCTACCTCTTCATCGGCCAAATATACGTCCCCCGTCAAAACGGATGAGGGCAAAGCAGACATCAAGGCCATTACGTTTAATCCGTTTACCAATCAGGCCAGCATAGCGAGTGAAGAGAAATTTGATATTTCCCGCAAAAACTGGAAAATCCTGAGTACCGAAGACGCAAATGCCAACAAGCTGCTTGATGGCAATCCGAGTACGTCGTGGCATCAAAAAAGAAACCAACCGATGCCAGCAGAATTGGTCATTAATTTGGGGAAGGTAGAACGTCTTGAAGGTTTCCGCTATTTACCTGCCCAAAACTGGTGGGAAGAAGGAAGCATCATTACCAATTATCAATTTGATGTTTCGCAGGACAATACGGACTGGAAAACCGTCAGTGAGGGTGAATTTTCCAACATTAAAAACAGCCCGTTTTGGCAAATCAAACCCTTTGCCCCCGTTTCGGCGCGGTACATCAGGTTTCGGGCGCTGAAAAACACACAGGAAAAAACAGCCTCAGGGTATGCCGAACTGGACGTAATTACGGCTAATTAA
- a CDS encoding carboxylesterase family protein has protein sequence MKKFQSTLFLALTLLLLGYSAHAQDPNFHIYLCIGQSNMEGPARIEPQDTTVDNRLRLLAAVDCPELGRTKGNWYTAKPPLCRCNTRLSPADYFGRTLVANLPQNVKVGFVHVAVAGSKIEIFDKKDYKMYLDTSAKERPWMINMANQYGGNPYERLVEMARLAQKAGVIKGILLHQGESNTGDKGWPMKVKKIYDDLLTDLNLPANSLPLLAGELVNADQGGKCASMNPIIATLPQVIPQAIVVSSKGLPAVPDKLHFSSEGIRIFGKRYAAALLASQGKKIDIDESSIAPPAPVKVEQGLLQGSTENGLSVYKGIPFAAPPVDALRWKAPQPAAKWEGVKQATQFAPAPYQGGNPPSGKSEDCLYLNIWSPAKTANENLPVMVWIYGGGFSFGATSEPVTNGEKLAKKGVILVSIAYRVNQMGFLAHPELSAETPQKTSGNYGLLDMIAGLQWVQKNIKAFGGNPDKVTIFGESAGGIAVSMLCASPLAKGLFHGAISQSGGSFGPDRLTTYPGENMKRLALAEKQGVEFMQKAGATSLAELRALPADKLPSGFGNPGGWPIVDGYVIPDDQHVLYQKGKFNHTPVLIGYNSDEGASFMPPKTPKDYIESTTKRYGPFAEKLIKAYPVDENSVPKTARDLARDAAFGWQTWAWANLQSQKSKDKVYYYYFDQHPEHPAGSAKFGYGSPHAQDVAFVFGNLNPADQNRTPTDGDMSETIMTYWTNFAKNGNPNGGNVPQWEAFSTKKPAVMYFQQKAFMGSVPSEDAMKVLDKYFEWRRTPEGKEWAK, from the coding sequence ATGAAAAAATTTCAATCAACCCTGTTTTTAGCGCTGACGCTTTTGCTTTTGGGATATAGCGCCCACGCTCAGGATCCCAACTTCCACATTTACCTCTGCATCGGGCAGTCGAACATGGAAGGGCCTGCCCGCATTGAGCCGCAGGATACGACCGTTGACAACCGACTTCGGTTGCTGGCCGCCGTGGATTGTCCTGAACTGGGGCGGACAAAAGGCAACTGGTACACGGCCAAACCACCGCTTTGTCGCTGCAATACCCGTCTTTCACCCGCCGATTATTTCGGTCGGACGTTGGTAGCCAATCTGCCGCAAAACGTCAAAGTAGGCTTTGTGCACGTGGCCGTGGCGGGGAGTAAGATTGAGATTTTTGACAAAAAAGACTATAAAATGTACCTCGACACCTCGGCCAAAGAAAGGCCGTGGATGATTAATATGGCCAATCAATACGGCGGAAATCCGTACGAACGATTGGTTGAAATGGCGCGTTTGGCGCAAAAAGCGGGGGTTATCAAAGGCATTTTGCTACATCAGGGTGAATCCAACACAGGTGATAAAGGTTGGCCGATGAAGGTCAAAAAAATCTACGACGATTTGCTGACCGACTTGAACTTACCCGCCAACTCATTGCCGTTGCTGGCGGGCGAGCTGGTCAATGCCGATCAGGGCGGCAAATGTGCGAGCATGAACCCCATCATCGCTACCTTACCGCAGGTGATTCCCCAAGCCATTGTGGTTTCTTCCAAAGGCTTGCCCGCCGTTCCTGACAAACTGCATTTCAGCAGCGAAGGCATCCGCATTTTTGGCAAGCGCTACGCGGCTGCTTTGTTAGCGTCGCAAGGCAAGAAAATCGACATCGACGAAAGCAGCATTGCACCGCCTGCTCCCGTAAAAGTAGAGCAGGGCTTACTACAAGGCAGCACCGAAAACGGTTTATCAGTTTATAAAGGTATTCCTTTTGCCGCCCCGCCCGTGGATGCGCTTCGCTGGAAAGCACCGCAACCTGCTGCCAAGTGGGAAGGAGTTAAACAAGCGACCCAATTTGCCCCAGCCCCTTATCAGGGCGGGAATCCGCCTTCGGGCAAAAGCGAAGATTGTTTGTACTTAAACATCTGGTCGCCTGCCAAAACCGCCAATGAAAACCTGCCCGTCATGGTCTGGATTTACGGCGGCGGATTTAGCTTTGGTGCTACCTCCGAGCCCGTAACGAACGGTGAAAAACTGGCAAAAAAAGGCGTAATACTCGTCAGTATCGCCTATCGGGTCAATCAAATGGGCTTTCTGGCGCATCCCGAACTGAGTGCCGAAACACCCCAAAAAACGTCAGGAAACTACGGCTTGCTGGACATGATTGCGGGTTTGCAATGGGTGCAAAAAAACATCAAAGCCTTTGGGGGTAATCCTGACAAAGTGACCATTTTCGGCGAATCAGCGGGAGGCATTGCGGTGAGCATGTTGTGTGCTTCGCCATTGGCAAAAGGACTTTTTCACGGCGCGATTTCGCAAAGCGGCGGCTCGTTTGGCCCTGACCGACTCACTACCTACCCCGGAGAAAACATGAAGCGGTTGGCGTTGGCCGAAAAACAGGGCGTTGAATTTATGCAGAAAGCAGGGGCTACGTCATTGGCCGAACTTCGCGCCTTGCCCGCCGACAAGCTCCCATCGGGTTTTGGCAACCCCGGAGGCTGGCCCATCGTCGATGGCTACGTCATTCCCGACGACCAGCATGTTTTATACCAAAAGGGCAAGTTTAACCATACGCCTGTGTTGATCGGCTACAACTCCGACGAAGGGGCGAGTTTTATGCCGCCAAAAACGCCGAAAGACTACATCGAAAGCACCACCAAACGCTACGGGCCTTTTGCCGAAAAACTAATAAAAGCCTATCCCGTGGACGAAAACAGCGTTCCCAAAACGGCGCGGGATTTGGCGCGTGATGCGGCTTTTGGCTGGCAAACGTGGGCGTGGGCAAACCTCCAGTCCCAAAAATCCAAAGACAAGGTTTATTACTATTATTTTGACCAGCACCCTGAGCACCCCGCAGGCTCGGCAAAGTTTGGCTACGGCTCACCCCACGCGCAGGACGTTGCTTTTGTGTTTGGGAACCTCAACCCCGCCGACCAGAACCGTACGCCAACCGACGGAGATATGTCGGAAACCATCATGACCTACTGGACAAACTTTGCTAAAAACGGCAACCCTAATGGCGGGAATGTGCCGCAATGGGAGGCCTTTTCTACCAAAAAACCTGCGGTCATGTATTTCCAGCAAAAGGCGTTTATGGGGTCTGTTCCGAGCGAAGATGCCATGAAAGTACTCGATAAATATTTTGAATGGAGAAGAACGCCCGAAGGAAAAGAATGGGCTAAATAG
- a CDS encoding glycoside hydrolase family 97 protein, whose amino-acid sequence MKYLFYWLILSSLGINAQTISSPDGKLVVNLTLDNGKPSYSISLNGKMFLTKSPLGLKTNVGDFSENLVLVDAKTSVQKIDNTYELPNIKQRKVHYVANEGGFVFSKNNVDAFQVTFRVSNNDVAFRYKVYPQKQSRSCVVNEEASGFAFPKGTTTFLSAQSKAMVGFARTMPSYEIPYTVDDTLGKNGRGNGYTFPCLFKVNTNGWVLISETGVDSRYCGSRLIGHSDGLYTIGFPMPDENNGNGTSAPGIPLPGETPWRTITVGETLAPIIETTVPFDVVEPRYAASQSYKYTKGSWSWIIGMDGKTVYDEQKRYIDFSAAMGYETILVDALWDTQIGREKIAELAKYGAGKGVSLYLWYNSNGYWNDAPQGPRGIMDNTIARRKEMAWMKSIGVKGIKVDFFGGDKQEMMKVYEDILYDANDYGILCIFHGCTLPRGWERMYPNYAASEAVLASENLAFSQRSCDYEAFNATLHPFIRNTVGSMDFGGSALNKFYNANNTPNRGSKRVTSDVYALATAVLFQSAVQHFALAPNNLTDAPDWAINFMKTVPTTWDEVRYIDGYPGKYVVLARRHGNNWYVTGINAQKETLKLTVKLPMIAAGAELRQYTDDEQLNGKVSTSKLLKNQEVNLTIPTNGGVLIVQQ is encoded by the coding sequence ATGAAGTACCTTTTTTATTGGCTGATATTGAGTTCTCTGGGTATTAACGCCCAAACCATCAGCAGTCCTGATGGCAAACTGGTGGTTAATCTTACCTTAGACAACGGAAAGCCCTCGTATAGTATTTCTTTAAATGGCAAGATGTTCCTGACTAAATCGCCGCTCGGACTGAAAACCAACGTGGGTGATTTTTCGGAGAATTTAGTACTGGTAGATGCTAAAACGAGTGTTCAGAAAATTGACAATACCTATGAACTGCCCAACATAAAGCAACGAAAGGTACATTATGTGGCCAATGAAGGGGGATTTGTGTTCTCAAAAAACAACGTAGATGCTTTTCAGGTGACGTTCAGGGTGAGTAACAACGATGTGGCGTTCCGCTACAAGGTGTATCCCCAAAAACAATCCCGTAGCTGTGTGGTCAACGAAGAAGCATCGGGCTTTGCCTTTCCGAAAGGAACCACCACGTTTTTGTCGGCTCAAAGTAAGGCCATGGTGGGTTTTGCCCGAACTATGCCAAGCTACGAGATTCCTTATACGGTCGATGATACGTTGGGAAAAAATGGCAGAGGCAACGGATACACCTTTCCGTGTTTATTCAAGGTCAATACCAACGGTTGGGTGTTGATTTCTGAAACGGGCGTGGACAGCCGATACTGTGGCAGCCGACTGATTGGTCATTCAGATGGGTTATATACCATCGGGTTTCCTATGCCCGACGAAAACAACGGCAACGGAACTTCCGCGCCGGGGATCCCGCTACCTGGCGAAACGCCGTGGCGCACCATTACCGTTGGCGAAACATTGGCGCCGATTATCGAAACAACCGTACCGTTCGACGTAGTAGAACCCCGTTATGCGGCTTCGCAGTCCTATAAATATACCAAAGGCTCATGGAGCTGGATCATCGGCATGGACGGCAAAACAGTCTATGACGAACAGAAACGCTACATTGATTTCAGCGCAGCGATGGGCTACGAAACCATTCTCGTGGATGCCCTCTGGGATACGCAGATTGGACGGGAGAAAATAGCAGAATTAGCGAAATACGGCGCGGGTAAAGGGGTTAGTTTGTATTTATGGTACAACTCCAACGGCTACTGGAACGATGCTCCGCAAGGCCCGAGAGGGATTATGGACAACACCATTGCCCGTCGGAAAGAGATGGCGTGGATGAAAAGTATTGGCGTGAAAGGCATTAAAGTGGACTTTTTCGGCGGCGATAAACAGGAAATGATGAAGGTCTATGAAGACATTCTCTACGACGCCAACGACTACGGTATCCTGTGCATTTTTCATGGCTGTACCCTGCCGCGAGGCTGGGAACGGATGTATCCAAACTACGCAGCAAGTGAGGCCGTTCTGGCCAGCGAAAACCTCGCCTTTTCGCAGCGGAGCTGTGATTATGAGGCATTTAACGCCACGTTGCATCCATTCATCCGCAACACCGTCGGCAGCATGGATTTTGGCGGGAGTGCCCTGAACAAATTTTACAACGCCAACAATACGCCAAACCGTGGCTCAAAGCGGGTAACGTCGGATGTGTATGCGCTGGCAACGGCGGTATTGTTTCAGAGTGCCGTGCAGCACTTTGCGTTGGCCCCCAACAATTTAACAGACGCACCAGATTGGGCCATTAATTTTATGAAAACAGTCCCAACCACGTGGGACGAGGTTCGCTATATTGACGGTTACCCTGGGAAGTATGTGGTACTGGCGCGTCGTCATGGAAACAACTGGTATGTAACAGGTATAAACGCCCAAAAAGAAACCCTGAAACTAACCGTCAAACTGCCCATGATTGCGGCAGGGGCGGAACTCAGACAGTACACCGACGACGAACAACTGAACGGCAAAGTTAGTACTTCAAAACTACTGAAGAATCAGGAAGTTAACCTGACGATTCCGACGAATGGCGGCGTACTGATTGTGCAGCAATAA
- a CDS encoding glycoside hydrolase 43 family protein → MTKRFFFTLYITLLGLLISSTATAQTARNPIIYADVPDLAMIRVGKTYYMSSTTMHMSPGLPIMKSNDLVNWQMVGYLYDTLANVPSLNLTDGKGTYGRGSWASSLRFHKGTYYVTTFAQTTGKTYIWSSKNIEKGPWKVATFKPSYHDHTLFFDENDKAYLIYGAGKLKLVELNDDLTGVREGTTETVVIENASLPAGNNIMLGAEGSQLFKHNGKYYLFNICWPRGGMRTVIIHRADKITGPWEGRVALQDLGVAQGGLIDTPDGRWFSYLFRDYGGVGRIPYLVPVTWENGWPVLGVNGKVPETLDLPANKSLIPSIVASDEFARKKGEAALPLVWQWNHNPDNALWTVAERKGFLRLKTGRIDTSFVLARNTLTQRTIGPESTGSTLLDASNMKEGDFAGLGLLQKNFGLVGIKVGKGKKSIVMVSANTGKPVEIDNIPLSQNTLYVKAECNFKNRADIAHFFYSLDGKVWAKIGEPLKMPYTIPHFMGYRFGLFNYATQSTGGFADFDYFRIEDKITAKE, encoded by the coding sequence ATGACAAAACGTTTCTTTTTTACTCTTTATATTACCCTTCTGGGATTATTAATTTCAAGTACGGCCACGGCACAAACCGCCCGCAATCCCATCATTTATGCCGACGTGCCCGATTTAGCCATGATTCGCGTCGGGAAAACGTACTACATGAGCAGCACCACCATGCACATGAGCCCTGGGCTGCCCATCATGAAATCAAACGATCTGGTCAACTGGCAGATGGTCGGGTATCTCTATGACACGCTGGCCAATGTGCCTTCGCTAAACCTCACCGACGGGAAAGGAACGTATGGACGAGGTTCGTGGGCGAGCAGCCTGCGCTTTCACAAGGGTACTTACTACGTGACGACGTTTGCCCAAACCACGGGAAAAACCTACATCTGGTCGTCTAAAAACATCGAAAAAGGGCCTTGGAAAGTTGCCACGTTTAAGCCCTCTTACCATGACCACACCCTGTTTTTTGATGAAAACGACAAGGCTTATTTAATTTATGGCGCAGGGAAACTCAAATTGGTGGAACTCAACGATGACCTCACGGGCGTCCGCGAAGGGACAACCGAAACGGTGGTGATTGAGAATGCCAGTTTGCCAGCAGGGAATAATATCATGCTGGGCGCTGAAGGCTCTCAGCTTTTTAAACACAACGGTAAATACTACCTCTTCAATATCTGCTGGCCACGGGGCGGTATGCGGACGGTGATTATCCACCGCGCCGACAAAATCACGGGGCCGTGGGAAGGTCGCGTGGCGTTGCAGGATTTGGGCGTGGCACAGGGTGGATTGATTGATACGCCCGACGGTCGCTGGTTCTCGTACCTGTTCCGCGATTACGGCGGGGTTGGCCGCATTCCGTATTTGGTGCCTGTAACGTGGGAAAACGGCTGGCCTGTGTTGGGCGTTAACGGAAAAGTCCCCGAAACGCTGGATTTGCCAGCCAATAAATCGCTCATTCCCAGTATTGTAGCCTCGGACGAATTTGCCCGCAAAAAAGGCGAAGCCGCCTTGCCGTTAGTGTGGCAATGGAATCACAACCCTGACAATGCACTCTGGACGGTAGCTGAACGAAAAGGCTTTTTGCGTTTAAAAACGGGACGGATTGATACGTCGTTTGTTCTCGCCCGCAACACCCTCACCCAGCGTACCATCGGCCCCGAATCGACGGGCTCGACCTTGCTGGATGCCTCTAACATGAAAGAAGGTGATTTCGCGGGGTTGGGATTGTTACAAAAGAATTTTGGTTTGGTGGGGATAAAGGTGGGTAAAGGGAAAAAATCAATCGTTATGGTGAGTGCCAATACGGGAAAACCCGTTGAGATTGACAACATCCCGCTTTCGCAAAACACGCTGTACGTCAAGGCGGAATGTAATTTCAAGAACCGCGCCGACATCGCTCATTTCTTTTACAGCCTCGACGGCAAGGTTTGGGCGAAAATCGGTGAGCCTCTGAAAATGCCTTATACCATCCCGCATTTTATGGGCTACCGTTTCGGGTTGTTCAACTACGCTACCCAATCCACGGGCGGCTTTGCCGACTTTGATTATTTCCGAATAGAAGACAAGATTACGGCGAAGGAATAG
- a CDS encoding VOC family protein, which produces MTYKRNCVKVTRSILLLVAGWLFSLSAGAQSNFSSKLIGVGVVVADIDRALDFYVNGIGMVKTGSFTINEEFGKRSGLTNGVATNVTVLKLENSPEANEWKLMSFGKKAAHPMPKVIQDDTGMQYITINVKSLKPIIERLTKQNVAFLGTTPTPLNKNAHFVLVQDPDGNFVELIGPLE; this is translated from the coding sequence ATGACGTACAAACGAAATTGTGTCAAAGTAACACGGTCTATCCTCTTGCTTGTAGCAGGCTGGCTCTTCAGCCTTTCAGCAGGTGCTCAATCCAATTTTTCCAGCAAACTTATTGGTGTAGGTGTTGTGGTCGCCGATATTGACCGAGCGCTCGATTTTTACGTCAACGGCATTGGCATGGTAAAAACTGGAAGCTTTACTATCAATGAAGAATTTGGCAAACGTTCTGGACTTACAAACGGTGTTGCGACAAACGTAACCGTCCTTAAACTAGAAAATAGTCCCGAAGCCAACGAATGGAAACTCATGAGTTTCGGCAAAAAAGCGGCTCATCCCATGCCCAAAGTCATTCAGGATGATACGGGTATGCAGTACATTACAATCAATGTAAAGTCCTTAAAACCAATCATTGAGCGATTAACTAAACAAAATGTTGCCTTTTTGGGGACTACGCCCACGCCACTAAATAAGAACGCTCATTTTGTACTTGTTCAGGACCCCGACGGCAACTTTGTTGAGCTTATCGGGCCGCTTGAATAA